The following are encoded together in the Capsulimonas corticalis genome:
- a CDS encoding magnesium transporter — protein sequence MEYLTQILGKIVLDQSGERFGKIAEAIVSPSEPLPIISALQVRTEDGAMFVPADMIDAVSNGREFRLARPITQIPPYMIGEHDFSLVRDVLDKQIVDVHDYRVVRVNDIRLERLKDGRLALLGVDPGVRGVLRRLGLEAAVSGLGKLLHLPAADEHFISWNDVESLPTHNAGEPLKLKVSHEKLSKLHPADIADVLNQLDPAHRKEVLETLDLETAAIALSEMDDAVQVSALRNLDEERAADILEEMPADEAADVLGDMDKAHRDELLGRMDAEDREEVEELLEYRDGTAGGMMTNEYVAIKADFTAQQTIDTLRALEPEAETIYYVYVIDHDEHLVGVISLRDLIVARADAVVADFMITKVRSVRIDADHEEIAHTFERYKMLALPVVDEDNVLQGIVTIDDSLEQLLPADWRRRPSQRKRDRKGQEAGV from the coding sequence ATGGAATATCTCACGCAAATCCTTGGCAAGATCGTTCTCGACCAGAGCGGAGAGCGTTTCGGCAAAATCGCCGAGGCGATCGTCAGCCCGAGCGAGCCGCTTCCGATCATCTCCGCGCTCCAGGTGCGCACGGAGGACGGCGCGATGTTCGTGCCGGCGGATATGATCGACGCCGTATCCAATGGGCGCGAGTTTCGACTCGCCCGCCCCATTACGCAGATCCCGCCGTATATGATCGGCGAGCATGACTTTTCGCTCGTGCGCGACGTGCTGGATAAGCAGATCGTCGACGTTCACGATTACCGGGTCGTCCGCGTCAACGACATACGCCTGGAACGCCTCAAGGATGGCCGCCTGGCCCTTCTAGGAGTCGACCCCGGCGTGCGAGGCGTGCTCAGACGCCTGGGGCTGGAGGCGGCCGTGAGCGGCCTGGGCAAGCTGTTACACTTGCCGGCGGCCGACGAACACTTTATCTCTTGGAACGATGTGGAATCGCTGCCCACTCATAACGCGGGCGAGCCGCTCAAGCTCAAGGTCTCGCACGAAAAACTCTCCAAGCTCCACCCCGCCGATATCGCCGATGTCCTCAATCAGCTCGATCCCGCCCACCGCAAGGAAGTCCTCGAAACCCTCGATCTCGAAACCGCCGCCATCGCCCTTTCCGAAATGGACGACGCCGTGCAGGTCTCCGCGCTGCGGAACCTGGACGAAGAGCGCGCGGCCGACATTCTGGAAGAGATGCCCGCCGACGAAGCGGCGGACGTGCTGGGCGACATGGACAAGGCGCATCGCGACGAGCTGCTCGGGCGCATGGACGCCGAGGACCGTGAAGAGGTCGAGGAGCTGCTGGAGTACCGCGACGGCACCGCCGGCGGCATGATGACCAACGAGTATGTGGCGATCAAAGCGGACTTCACCGCGCAGCAGACGATCGATACCCTGCGCGCCCTCGAACCCGAGGCCGAAACGATCTACTACGTCTATGTAATCGACCACGACGAACACCTCGTCGGAGTGATCTCCCTGCGCGACCTCATTGTCGCGCGCGCCGACGCGGTCGTCGCGGACTTTATGATCACCAAAGTCCGCAGCGTCCGCATCGACGCCGACCACGAGGAAATCGCGCACACCTTCGAGCGCTACAAAATGCTCGCCCTGCCGGTCGTGGACGAAGACAATGTCCTCCAGGGCATCGTCACCATCGACGACTCCCTCGAACAGCTCCTCCCCGCCGACTGGCGCCGCCGCCCATCCCAGCGCAAACGCGACCGCAAGGGGCAGGAGGCCGGGGTTTAG
- a CDS encoding large ribosomal subunit protein bL28: MAKVCAYSGRKAQAGRWTRHPHSGAWAHRAPQKARRFEVNLQSVTINTPSGKKKIKVAARMLTSRNFQAIMAGTKPVPKHLL; the protein is encoded by the coding sequence ATGGCGAAAGTATGTGCATACAGTGGGCGTAAGGCCCAGGCGGGACGCTGGACGCGGCACCCGCACTCGGGAGCTTGGGCTCATCGCGCGCCGCAGAAGGCGCGGCGTTTCGAAGTCAATCTGCAGTCGGTAACGATCAATACTCCGTCCGGCAAAAAGAAGATCAAGGTTGCGGCGCGCATGCTCACATCGCGCAACTTCCAGGCGATCATGGCCGGCACGAAGCCCGTTCCGAAGCATCTGCTGTAA
- a CDS encoding MARVEL domain-containing protein produces MSEYNPFEDSMPGKGLHEINNAPKEPAASPTAAAPPINPPYTPPVNPPYEPYVPTAAAPEAYQPTQAAQGMVPPGASLHYAAGQSAGAYAGAPAVRYDLAGNPLPPEPVSAAPQAPYAPPQSPYGAPPPPYGYAGAPAYGAPQAPYGGPQAPYGAPQGAWPPPPGGSGSALFGMQESNTSGQQDTVPPEIARLHWNWGAYFLPILWCRWHGLTTLAGVLAGTSLCLRLLRIMPSPLHPVFYAIYGLFWLAVSIYMGFNGHKMAWRNRRYFGGVEEHLKVQRAWLLGGLLAGPVLWIAAVIFLASVLLASRSAAPSYTPSSYNSPAGGEYGDDSSTTPPAAPGYSGGTAPSDPSYNGPAQGAPSVAPTDGAPGAAPVTPVDPPAPVGFHPN; encoded by the coding sequence ATGAGCGAATACAATCCGTTTGAGGATTCCATGCCCGGCAAGGGGCTCCATGAAATCAATAACGCGCCCAAGGAGCCGGCGGCGTCGCCGACCGCCGCCGCGCCTCCCATCAATCCGCCTTACACGCCGCCGGTCAATCCGCCGTACGAGCCTTACGTTCCTACCGCCGCCGCTCCCGAGGCGTATCAGCCGACGCAGGCCGCGCAGGGGATGGTTCCGCCGGGCGCCTCTCTGCATTACGCCGCTGGCCAAAGTGCGGGCGCCTACGCCGGCGCGCCCGCCGTCCGTTACGACCTCGCAGGGAACCCGCTGCCGCCCGAACCCGTATCCGCGGCTCCGCAGGCGCCGTACGCTCCGCCGCAATCGCCCTACGGAGCTCCGCCTCCGCCCTATGGTTACGCCGGCGCGCCGGCGTATGGAGCGCCGCAGGCGCCCTATGGCGGCCCTCAGGCTCCTTACGGAGCGCCGCAGGGCGCATGGCCTCCTCCGCCTGGGGGAAGTGGGTCGGCGCTGTTTGGGATGCAGGAGTCGAACACTTCGGGGCAGCAGGATACCGTGCCGCCAGAAATCGCGCGCCTGCATTGGAACTGGGGCGCGTACTTCCTTCCGATCCTCTGGTGCCGCTGGCATGGCCTGACCACGCTGGCCGGCGTCCTCGCGGGCACGTCCCTCTGCCTGCGCCTGCTTCGGATTATGCCGTCGCCGCTGCATCCGGTGTTCTACGCGATCTATGGGCTGTTCTGGCTTGCCGTAAGCATCTATATGGGGTTCAACGGACATAAGATGGCGTGGAGGAACCGCCGGTATTTTGGCGGCGTGGAAGAGCACCTCAAAGTGCAGCGCGCCTGGCTGCTGGGCGGCCTTCTGGCCGGCCCGGTCCTCTGGATCGCGGCCGTGATTTTCCTGGCGAGCGTGCTTCTCGCCTCCCGGTCGGCGGCGCCGTCGTACACGCCGTCCAGTTACAACAGCCCCGCCGGCGGCGAATATGGCGACGATTCGTCCACAACGCCTCCGGCCGCGCCGGGCTACTCCGGGGGAACGGCGCCGTCCGATCCGTCCTACAATGGGCCGGCCCAGGGCGCGCCGTCCGTCGCTCCGACGGATGGCGCTCCGGGCGCCGCTCCCGTAACTCCCGTGGATCCGCCGGCCCCCGTCGGTTTCCATCCGAATTGA